Within the Rosa rugosa chromosome 2, drRosRugo1.1, whole genome shotgun sequence genome, the region ctatatgtagtccatttctcatccatgttatgaggagaaaaacagaaaatactacacttattatctgcatctaaactctctctctctcaagttcttagaagcaaagctctctccattttctgaaacactttctatgttagttttacaacaaAAACTACATCCATGGCTAAATGGGTGAttaatgaatgaaaaaaaatcaataaaggACCCACCTTTATGGTAGATTCAGTGAAACTCTTCATCTCTGTCATCTCCAAGACTGCAACTTTGAAATTTCCAAACCCCCAACTTTGCTTCTATGACCAAAAAGATGAAAACTTTAGCATTGGGCCAAGCCCAATAGAACTAGACCAAACTGCCCCTCCAACACAAACTCGACTATAACTGGTTCAGGTTCAGACACAAACAGAGTTTTAGTAGAAGTGCCCCACTTTCCCTCCTCAATTGAATCACACTCCTCAGTTATGGCACTCCAGCTTAGAAGACTTGCGGCTGCATTGGGATACCCGCCACAACAAGTTCGAGCCTTGTCTCAATTGGGCTTTGGAGCTTGTTACAGTTCCATTGCTTCCTCTGACTCCTCTGGTAATACCCATCACCTGTTTGTGAAAATGTCTAATTAGAGTCTTGGCATTACTTGCAATTTATGCCCACATGCTCTGTTTTTTGCAAGATTAGATTATGGGGTTGGAACTAAACCCCAAGATTTCCAAAGCTGGCCTAATGGAGGTGGGTCTTTTCACAAGTCTGCCAGCATTGACCCAACAGCTTTTGTGGAGTTTGGTGCTGTTGTGCATTCGAAATCCGTTGTGGGTGAACATGTTTGTATTGGTTCCGGAGCTGTTATTGGACCTGGTGTTTCAGTTGGGCAATCGACCAAAATAGGGTAGTGATCAGATTTTCTGTAATTTGGACTTTCGTTTTGTTTATATCTATACTTGTTTGATTTTGAGGGAGTTGTTGGGTTTCTGATTTCTACAGCTACAATGTTTCACTTAGTAATTGCACTATAGGAGATTCGTGTATAATCCACAATGGCGCATGCATCGGTCAAGATGGTAATGCTCTTTACTGTAGGCTTTGATACATATTATGCAACTAATGAAAGTGAAGAAAAAATCATAATAAAAGCATATTGGGATGTAAGTTGAATAACGGATGTTGTTATGATTGTTATGAACAGTTGTCTGATCTAGGATGTTGGTTAACTGTAGGATTTGGGTTTATGGTGGATGAGCATGGGAATATGTTAAAGAAGCCTCAGGTTAGTGATGTTTCTTTGTAATATTTTTCTCTTTCCCTTTTGTACTTTGGAGTGTAAGAGGTTATGTATTGCATTTTCAAGCACTGTAGAAATGGAAGGATCTTATTGTATTTCTTCCTTGTTCTTCTCTCCATCCAAAGATGCTGAATGCTAGGATAGGGAACTGTGTGGAGATTGGTGCAAATACATGCATTGACAGGGGTAGGTAAGACCTATGCCCTTTGGAGCAGTTGACACTTTGTACTCTGGTTCTGTATAAGTTTGAATACTGATAATTGACTTTCATGGTTGATGCAGTTGGAGAGATACAGTTGTAGGAGATCATTCGAAGATTGataatttagttcaggtactTTTGCCTTTCATGGCCAAAAAATGCTTTTGCCCTTTGCTTCGTTAACTTTCCAGGGATCTACAATAACCTGTTTTCTCGGTTTTACAGATTGGTCATAATGTAGTTATTGGGGAGAATTGCATGCTTTGTGGTCAAGTTGGGATTGCAGGCTCAGTGACGTACGTTCTATCTCTCCCTCTCctattttcatttctcattttaaGCCATGGTATACAATTCACTTCCATTGTAATGGCTTGGACGATATTTCAAAAATCTGCCAAAGCTAATTATTGACTGTCTTCTTTCTCCTCTTGTAGGGTAGGAGACTATGTGACTATGGGAGGAAGGGTAGCAGTTCGTGACCATGTCTCCATTGTATCAAAGGTATTTGCACTAAGAGCCAGTCGAGTGCCTAAAGTTTCATGACCTTGACTCGTTAATAACGCGGTATTCTATTTATGTATCATATGAATTTTGCAGTGTGCTGTTGTTAGAAATGCCCAAAACAGTTACTTTCTCTTTTTTAGTCACCTGATTCTTTTTCATGCCCACCCATCTTTATTTGACCGAGGAGTATGgttgaaaatataaaaatacATGGAATTTCCAGGTACGGCTTGCTGCTACTAGCTTTGTCACAAGGGACATTAAAGAACCTGGAGATTACGGTGGCTTCCCAGCTGTAAGTATCATCttaaaaatgaaagaaatgaaaatgATTTCTTCTTAATGGTGCAGGGTGATTGCTGTACATTTGCAGGTGGTATTAAATTGATATGTGGATAATGTAGTTTGGTTGCTTTTCAGGTTCCAATCCGCGAGTGGCGAAGACAAGTTGCAATTCACAGTCGGACATCAACAAAGCGGAACCCTTAGTATCACCTTATGCTACTAAGGCTCGTATTGTGACATGTAGGAATTCTGACAGTCACTACTGCAATTTGTTTGCTGCTCTACTATGTGCCATAGAAACTCCATCAACTATTTTGATATTGGTCGGTGAATAATTTTAAgcagcttttttatttttttttatcattatatCAATATAAAAGAAGCTCAGGAGCGATACTTCTACTACAGTAACAGAAGGTATGAACAGAAATAAAATCAAGAATATTGTAAACTAGGTTAGATGAAATACCTAATATCGAAGACTATTTGTCCTCAGTTTCTTGGAAGCATATCTTAgcttgattttcttcttcttaccaGAAAGCTTGCCGTCTTTACCTATTGGTAACAAACCTTGCAAGTCTAGCACATGATGTCTCTTGCTTCCCCATGTGTTGTATCGAATCCTAGTTAGTAAAGTCACCTTCAATTCTGCAGTTGCATTCGATATTGAATTACGAACAGCTCTCCACACTTTTGGATTGGCATCCATATAATCAATCACTGTACGCCGTCTGCTTCTGCCAGTTCCTTGATGAAAAGGAGGTATGGTTTTCTCTGCAACTTTATCCTGCCCATAATTGAACGTCAAGAGAGAGGTATCATAGTAAATACTGTAGTATGTGTTACAGTTTTTAATTTCAAGGGCATATACAATATAGCCATTCTGACCCCCATTCTCTAAACTAGACTTTGGGATGGTGATATCCACAATGGTATAACTAGGGGATTTCACGTGAAAAATTAGCCACAGGAAAAAGGCCAGAAAACCCAGAATGGCCAAAGTTTCCAGAACACACGCATGGAAATACGTTTTTTCACTTTCACACATTTCTCCAAATGAGGATCAGATTGACACCTGATTTTAGTCTATTTGAGAGTTGAGAAGGAGAACAGAGTAAAGTGGTGTATTAATTTTCCCTAAGAAACTCACTTGCGAGATTATTAAATGCAGTTACTCTATCTAAGTTACAACAGGTTATGTTCTTTTCTTCCAGAGTGGGGCTAAATTATACTTGAGAGGAAGGCAAAGACTAAAGCAAAGCTATTAATTTGTCATCAACCTTTGCTGACAGGAAATTTGTGCTGGACTTGAGACTTTGCTTCTGCAATACATGGTTGGGAACTTGGGATACTAGCTGGGCATtccttttcaaaaagaaaaaaaccaataGAGAAAAAGCTATAAAGGAATAGAGAAAGGAAGGAAAATATAACTGTATAGAAAGGAATAGAAAAAAAGTAGATAACAGAGTATCATATTATGCATCGTATCAGTTTTGAAGTTTGATGTTGTTAGAACTTAGAAATGCCCAAAATTgttactttttcttgtttacAGTCATCTCATTCTTTCATGCCGCCCGTCTTTTATTTGACTGAGGAGTATGGTTGAAAATATAAATATACACAAAATTTTCCAGGTGTGCCTAGCTGTGTGGCGAGGGAAATTAAAGAACCCGGAGATTAGGGTGGCTTCCCAGCTTTAAGTATCGTCttaaaaatgaaagaaatgaacaTGCTCTTTCTTAATGGTGCAGGGTGATTGCTGTACTTGTGCGCATGTTACTGAATTGATATGCAGATAATgtactttcttctcttttcaggTTCCAATCCGCGACTGACCAACACAAGTGCCAAACTACAGTTGAACATCTAAATAGCGGAACCCCTTAATATATATCACTAGAAAGGAACCAGGTTCCACCCTTATGCTATTAAACCCATCTATTGTCATTATGATTTATGAGCTTGTGAAGAACTTGACTATATATGCTTAGCAAGGAGGTAACTATCTAGGAATTGTGATATAGTCTTATAGTGCAGTATGTTGGCTGCAACATTATGCACTGCAGAAACTCATGAAGTATTAGATATTGGTCAATGTATACTTATAAATGCTGTTCTTTTATTATTACTATATGAATATAAAGAGGCGCGGAATTGATACTTATACTTAAAGTAATAGAAGGTATTATCAGTATAAAAATCACAAGCATAAAACACCATATTGTAAATTAGTTTACAATATAACATCAAAATCTAAGACTATTCCTCCTCAGTTTCTTGGAAGCATGGCTTAgcttgattttcttcttcttaccaGAAAGCTTGCCGTCTTTACCTATTGGTAACGCACCTTGCAAGTCTTGCCCGTGACGTTTACTCTTGATTCCCCATGTTTTGTATCTAATCTTAGTTAGCAAAGTCACCTTCAACTCTGCAGTTGCATTCGATATTGAATTGCGAACAGCTCTCCACACCTGTGGATTGGCATCAATATCATCCATCACCGTACGGGTTTTGCTTCTTCCTTGATGAAAAGGTGGTATGGTTTTCTCTGCAACTTTATCCTGCCCATAATAGAACGTCAAGACTGAGGTATCATAAAAAATACTGGAGTCTTTGTTAGAGTTTTCAATCTCAAGAACATACACAATAGAGCCATTCTGTGCCCCATTCTCTATATCAGAATTTGGAATGGTGATATCCACAATGGTATAACATGGGGACTTTGGGCGTAAACTTAGCCAAAGAACTAAGGCCAGAAGACCCAAAAGGGCAAAAATTTCTAAGACACACAAATAGAAATGCTTGTTTTCGCTTTCGCACATTTTCCCGAATAATGAGGAACAGATTGCCATCTGATTTTTAAATAATGTCCATATGAGAGTTgaaaggaagagagaaaagtggTGTAATTGCAGAGAAAGTTCGGTTGAGAGATATGAATGCGATTACTTGCAATCTGAAGTTAGAACTGGATATGTTCTTTTCTTCCAGAGCAGGGTTATGCCCCATAGGTTCACTTGAAAAGCCTAAGAAGGATATTTGCTAAAGGCAAAATAGGTCAGCCAAGATGAGAAGCAAAGGCTAAAGTAAAGCTGTTAGTTCATCATCAACTTTTGCTGACTGGATATCTGTGCTAGACTTAGGCCTTTGCTTCTGCAACACGAGGTTTTATCAAACTGGGCATATATTCCTCTTCAAAAAGACCATATAGAAAATCTATGCAAGAATAGAGAAAGAAAGACAAAGGGTATATAGAAAGGAATAAAAAAAGTAGATAACAGAAGGTATTGCTTTTATGCATGTATGCCACTGGAACTGGGTCTGTCCACAATTTTACAAACATTAGATTAAGAAGAATAAAATGACATAATGGTGGCAAATTAAGAAATTTTACACTGTTCGCTTTTACATGCCACCAACTCCAAATTCTGAAGTTACTGAGTTGAAAATGAAAGCAACTAGTATCTTGTAGCTCAACATGAAAGCAAAACAATATTATAAACTAAATTACAGGAAAAACATCTAAGATAAAAGTAACAACCGAAAATTTTCTCTATTCTTGCTCTTCCATTTCTTACTCAAAATGGCGCTTTAgcttgattttcttcttcttaccaGAAATCTTGCCATCTGGCCCGATTGGTAATACAGCTTGCAAGTTTACCCCATGATGCTTGCTGTTTCTTCCCAAGGTTTTGTATTGAAGCTGAGTTCGTAAAGCCACCTTCAGTTCTGCAGTTCCATTCAATATGGAGTTTCTAATTGCCATCCAAAGGTGTTGATTGACCACCTCCACATGATCAACCACTCAAACTGTATCGCTTCCTCTGATGAAATGCAGGAATGGTGCTCTCCCCAACTGTATCCTGTCCATGATAGAATGCCAGAAGTGTGTCATCATAGAAAATAACCGAGcctttgttaaaaaaaattatttcaagGCCATATTCCATGGAACCTTTTATACCCCCATTAATGTCCAAATCGGACTTTGGGATGGTGAAATCCACAATGTTATATCTAGGGGGGTTTGGGATTAAGCTCAGCCATAGTAATAAAACTATGAGACCTAGGGTGAGAAGATGAATATAAACCTAGATAGCAGTAGTACCTGGTTTTGGACATTTCCCTAACCGAGGATCACAATCTTAAATACTGGCAAAGAGCTTGAAAGGAAGTTTAACAGAGAAAATAGAACAAGGATTTGTTGCTGACCGTTTGCAATATATTTTACTAACACAAAAGTTAAAGAAGGGAAAGAGAAGTACATAGGACAAGTAGAGAGGAAATAGACCGAGGGTTTGTTGCTGCTTTTCTTCATTAATTACACAATCGAATTATCTTCAGGCTTATATAGCCTCAAGATGTAACTGACCTTATCATCTTCAATCTTTTTTCTTTAGCAAGGTTCCATTTAGTAGTTAATACCAAACGCTACTATATTTGTAGTGTAAACATATGTCAATGGCTTTCCCATTACTAAAGGAAATGTTTGCTTGTGATCTAAGAGATGTTTTAAAATAGAAGTTAAAGAGCCCACTTACTCATATAAAGCAATAGTAATGTTTCTTATTAAAGGAACCACCCTTCCAGAATATGGTGGGACTGTAATCTCAATATTTGTCTTCAAGGCCATATATTACTGATGTATGTAGAAACTCACGGTCTCATTTGAGCAGATGAAATAGGGAAAGTTCTGTAACATTTTGTAGGAATTATTGCAttggacatatatatatatatatatatatatatatatatatatatatatatattaatatatatatatatatatatatatatatatttaataatgcGCTTTCTTTTTCTTATGAATCAATGATTTGAGGCCAATCAATTTCTTTCagtaattttcttttctgtgcTTTCATTTTTCTACATTTTTAGACCGAGTTGAAGCCAATTTACGCCAGGCCTCCGCTAGTAGCAGTCCTAATTGTCTGAAACAGAGATGATCCTATGACAACAAAGATGAAGAAGCCAAGGCAGAAAAGAGGCAACtacaaaaaaattatatatacaaATATTCTTTTGCTTGTTATATGCAATTTTGATAACACTAATGCCTTTGCAAACTAAGTATAGATGAACTAATAGCATAATTAATCCAGATGTCAATCAGATAGTAATGAAAGCAAATCAGTTGACCGAATTAACTATGCTGTTTATGCAACAAATGAAGCAAATCACAACTTCTGATGGAACAGGGCCAATAGCAGAGTCGACCTTCCCCCTTTTGGCAGTTTTCTCCGGCACTGCTCCTCTCTCCGTTATTTTCTTCTCAAACTTTTCTACCTTCCTAACAGTAAAATGCTTTGATTTTGTCATGGTGCCGAGCTGTGCGTGCGTTGCAGGTTATTAAACTTTCCCCTTTTCTTCAAACTGCAAGAGCTTCTATTCAATTAAGAGAATGAAGAGAATCGTGTCAGGTACTATTTCAGTTTTCACGGAACGAGTATTTATAAAGGCTCTATCCTAGGACTATAAGAATTCCCATTTATGATAGGAGACCTCTTTTGTTCTGTTTTGATCCTTTTCAATAGAATCCTAATATCTTCGGGATTCTATTAGATCCAAGTGTTGCTCCAACTCCGTTTCAATGGAAATCTCCTGTACAGTTCTTGCCAGTTTATATCAGAAACCTTGGTAACATCCAGTGTGGCATATAGCGGAGGGGTTGCTCTAATTTACGGGATTGTTCTATATAAAATTGAGAAAGGGAAGAGGGGGCGAAAAGTAGTGAATCTTGCAGGAACAGACTTTGTGTAGAAACTGATTTTCTGTATTTTGCTGTTTACAAAGATACACATATATAGCAGTGAATTGCTGCTGTTACAATACAAGTATTAAACTATATTTACAGCTAATTATAACCATATCAAAATAGCCTATGAGTAATTCAATGGAGAAGATTCATGGCTTGATTTCAGGAGAAGCTTTAGTTTGTCTAACACTGCTTGCTACTTGGTTACTGAGGGATATTGCTAGCTGCAAGAACCCGAAAGTGAAAAAGTGCAACTAAGGCCCAGTTTGGATAGCTTAGTTTAAACAATAAGCAGCTGTAGCTTTTAGTTTATGAAAACTGTTTATTTTTTACCAAATTCTAGAAGCATCAACTTAATGGTGTAACTTTTAAAATAAGTTACTTTATTAAATTTCCCAAACATCTTTTGCTATTTATAAGTTAAGCAGTTTTTACACTTTAAAAGCTAACGTCAAACTGGGCCTAGAGGGCTCAAATTATGGGAATATATATAGAGGAAATCGTGCGTGGGGTTCTATGTAAACTTTTTTGCACCACTTGAAAACGAATATCCTTTGCCTGTTATGTATGATTTTGTAAAACATTCATGCCTTTGCAAACTGGCAAATATAGACACTAGCATTATTAAATCACATATTGTTTATAATTCCCAACCCAATTACACCAAaagcagttaaatcaataacagAAGAAAACAACAATAACTTTGAGTACTTTTCTTTTCTGTGCTTCTAAATATAGGTTTTAGTCTTCTACATCTTTAGACTGAATTGAGGCCGATTTACACCATGCCCCCGCTTGTAGCACTCCTGATTATCTGAAACAGAGATGATCCTATGACCACAAAGATAAAGAAGCCGAGCAAAATAGGGCCAACAGGATAGTCCCTCCCCCTTTTGGCTGTTTTCTGAGGCACAGCTCCTCTCTTCGTAATCTTCTTGTCAAACCTCTCCACCTTCCTACTAGTGAGCCTCCTTGATGTCGTCATGGTGCTGAGGAAGCAGGCGTGTGTCACAGCCCTTTCTTGAACTGCGAAGAGCTTCAAGTCAATTAACAGGATGATAAATCGTGCTGCGAGTGCCTTTTCACAGTACTCCTATAGTCCTATTTGTAGAGGCTTAATTAATCCTTGGACTATATAGAATT harbors:
- the LOC133729837 gene encoding probable UDP-3-O-acylglucosamine N-acyltransferase 2, mitochondrial isoform X1, whose amino-acid sequence is MALQLRRLAAALGYPPQQVRALSQLGFGACYSSIASSDSSDYGVGTKPQDFQSWPNGGGSFHKSASIDPTAFVEFGAVVHSKSVVGEHVCIGSGAVIGPGVSVGQSTKIGYNVSLSNCTIGDSCIIHNGACIGQDGFGFMVDEHGNMLKKPQKWKDLIVFLPCSSLHPKMLNARIGNCVEIGANTCIDRGSWRDTVVGDHSKIDNLVQIGHNVVIGENCMLCGQVGIAGSVTVGDYVTMGGRVAVRDHVSIVSKVRLAATSFVTRDIKEPGDYGGFPAVPIREWRRQVAIHSRTSTKRNP
- the LOC133729837 gene encoding probable UDP-3-O-acylglucosamine N-acyltransferase 2, mitochondrial isoform X2; translation: MALQLRRLAAALGYPPQQVRALSQLGFGACYSSIASSDSSDYGVGTKPQDFQSWPNGGGSFHKSASIDPTAFVEFGAVVHSKSVVGEHVCIGSGAVIGPGVSVGQSTKIGYNVSLSNCTIGDSCIIHNGACIGQDGFGFMVDEHGNMLKKPQMLNARIGNCVEIGANTCIDRGSWRDTVVGDHSKIDNLVQIGHNVVIGENCMLCGQVGIAGSVTVGDYVTMGGRVAVRDHVSIVSKVRLAATSFVTRDIKEPGDYGGFPAVPIREWRRQVAIHSRTSTKRNP
- the LOC133729839 gene encoding uncharacterized protein LOC133729839, coding for MCESEKTYFHACVLETLAILGFLAFFLWLIFHVKSPSYTIVDITIPKSSLENGGQNGYIVYALEIKNCNTYYSIYYDTSLLTFNYGQDKVAEKTIPPFHQGTGRSRRRTVIDYMDANPKVWRAVRNSISNATAELKVTLLTRIRYNTWGSKRHHVLDLQGLLPIGKDGKLSGKKKKIKLRYASKKLRTNSLRY
- the LOC133729838 gene encoding uncharacterized protein LOC133729838 translates to MAICSSLFGKMCESENKHFYLCVLEIFALLGLLALVLWLSLRPKSPCYTIVDITIPNSDIENGAQNGSIVYVLEIENSNKDSSIFYDTSVLTFYYGQDKVAEKTIPPFHQGRSKTRTVMDDIDANPQVWRAVRNSISNATAELKVTLLTKIRYKTWGIKSKRHGQDLQGALPIGKDGKLSGKKKKIKLSHASKKLRRNSLRF
- the LOC133729410 gene encoding uncharacterized protein LOC133729410 encodes the protein MTTSRRLTSRKVERFDKKITKRGAVPQKTAKRGRDYPVGPILLGFFIFVVIGSSLFQIIRSATSGGMV